The proteins below come from a single Polynucleobacter sp. MWH-UH23A genomic window:
- a CDS encoding phosphoribosylaminoimidazolesuccinocarboxamide synthase, with the protein MPALYATSIKSLPLLSKGKVRDVYALGDDKLLMITTDRLSAFDVVMGEPIPEKGIVLNQMANFWFDKLGKVIPNHLTGIDPATVVAPDEVDQVKGRAVVAKRLKPILVEAVVRGYLAGSGWKDYKETGKVCGIVLPAGLENAQKLPEPIFTPAAKAEVGEHDENISFEKVIELIGEKLANQIRDISIRLYKEASEYAATRGIIIADTKFEFGLDDAGQLVLMDEILTADSSRFWPAETYYVGSNPPSYDKQFVRDWLETAQVNGKLWPKTAPAPQLPADVIEKTAQKYREALTRLTQGS; encoded by the coding sequence ATGCCTGCTCTCTACGCTACTTCCATTAAATCTTTGCCTCTTCTCTCCAAGGGAAAGGTGCGTGATGTATATGCTCTGGGCGATGACAAGTTATTAATGATCACTACCGATCGTTTATCGGCATTTGATGTGGTCATGGGCGAACCTATTCCTGAGAAGGGTATCGTCCTCAATCAAATGGCCAATTTCTGGTTTGATAAATTGGGAAAGGTTATTCCTAATCATTTAACTGGAATCGATCCTGCAACTGTTGTTGCTCCTGATGAGGTGGATCAGGTTAAAGGCCGTGCTGTAGTCGCTAAGCGCTTAAAGCCAATTTTGGTTGAAGCGGTTGTGCGTGGATATCTGGCTGGCAGTGGTTGGAAAGACTACAAAGAGACTGGTAAGGTCTGTGGAATTGTGTTGCCTGCTGGTTTAGAAAATGCTCAAAAATTACCGGAACCAATCTTTACTCCCGCAGCAAAAGCGGAAGTGGGTGAGCACGATGAAAATATTTCATTTGAAAAAGTAATTGAACTGATTGGTGAAAAATTAGCAAATCAAATTCGTGATATCAGTATTCGCTTATATAAAGAAGCCTCTGAATATGCGGCGACACGTGGCATCATCATTGCGGATACCAAGTTTGAATTTGGATTGGATGATGCAGGGCAATTAGTACTGATGGATGAGATTCTGACCGCAGACTCTTCCCGTTTTTGGCCTGCAGAAACCTACTATGTTGGCTCAAACCCACCCTCTTATGACAAGCAATTCGTGCGTGATTGGTTAGAAACTGCCCAAGTAAACGGTAAGTTGTGGCCCAAGACAGCCCCAGCTCCTCAGTTACCTGCTGATGTGATTGAAAAGACTGCCCAAAAGTATCGTGAGGCGCTGACTCGCTTAACCCAAGGATCTTAG
- the fba gene encoding class II fructose-bisphosphate aldolase (catalyzes the reversible aldol condensation of dihydroxyacetonephosphate and glyceraldehyde 3-phosphate in the Calvin cycle, glycolysis, and/or gluconeogenesis), protein MALVSLRQLLDHAAENGYGLPAFNVNNLEQVTAIMEAANEADSPVIMQASAGARKYAGEAFLRHLISAAVEAYPHIPVVMHQDHGQSPAVCMAAIKSGFTSVMMDGSLEADGKSVASYEYNVDVSKEVVKFSHSIGVTVEAELGVLGSLETMKGDKEDGHGADGMMTREQLLTDVEQAADFVKATQCDALAIAIGTSHGAYKFTKKPTGDILAIDRIKEIHARIPNTHLVMHGSSSVPQELLAEIREFGGDMKETYGVPVEEIQEGIKNGVRKINIDTDIRLAMTGAIRRYLFENPSKFDPRDYLKPAREAAKKVCIARFQAFGSAGQASKIKPIPLEKMAELYKSGKLAQIVK, encoded by the coding sequence ATGGCTTTAGTATCTTTACGACAACTTTTGGATCATGCTGCTGAAAATGGCTATGGCTTGCCAGCATTTAACGTTAATAACTTAGAGCAAGTGACTGCGATTATGGAAGCCGCTAACGAAGCGGATTCTCCAGTCATCATGCAGGCATCTGCAGGCGCGCGTAAATATGCTGGTGAGGCGTTCTTGCGCCATTTGATCTCTGCGGCCGTTGAAGCCTACCCACATATTCCAGTAGTCATGCATCAAGACCATGGCCAAAGTCCAGCAGTTTGTATGGCGGCGATTAAGAGTGGCTTTACTAGTGTGATGATGGATGGTTCGTTAGAGGCGGATGGTAAGTCAGTAGCTAGTTACGAATACAACGTGGATGTTTCTAAAGAAGTTGTTAAGTTTTCTCACTCGATCGGCGTGACGGTTGAAGCAGAACTGGGAGTCTTAGGTTCGCTTGAGACTATGAAGGGCGACAAGGAAGATGGTCATGGCGCAGATGGCATGATGACTCGAGAGCAATTATTAACAGATGTTGAGCAAGCTGCCGACTTTGTAAAAGCCACCCAGTGTGATGCTTTGGCAATTGCTATCGGTACTAGCCATGGCGCATATAAGTTCACTAAGAAACCTACTGGCGATATTTTGGCAATTGACCGCATTAAAGAAATTCATGCTCGTATCCCGAATACTCATTTGGTGATGCATGGCTCTTCAAGCGTTCCTCAAGAGCTACTCGCAGAGATTCGTGAGTTTGGTGGTGACATGAAGGAAACCTATGGCGTGCCTGTTGAAGAAATTCAAGAGGGCATCAAGAATGGCGTTCGCAAAATTAATATTGATACCGATATTCGCCTAGCAATGACTGGTGCGATCCGTCGTTACCTATTTGAGAACCCAAGCAAGTTTGATCCACGTGATTATTTGAAGCCAGCTCGTGAAGCAGCCAAGAAGGTATGTATTGCGCGCTTCCAAGCTTTTGGTTCTGCTGGCCAAGCGTCCAAGATTAAGCCTATTCCGCTGGAGAAAATGGCTGAGTTATACAAGAGCGGTAAGTTAGCTCAGATCGTGAAGTAA
- the pyk gene encoding pyruvate kinase, with the protein MLRATKIIATLGPASEKPEVLREMIRAGVDVVRMNFSHGTVADHKARHDLVRSISAEVGKEVGIMADLQGPKIRVGKFADTKILLKEGDKFTLDVDCELGNQDCVGLDYKELPNDVKQGDRLLLNDGLVVLRVQSVQGGKILTLVEQGGPLSNNKGINRAGGGLTAPALTEKDIADLDAAIAMGVDFLAISFPKDGADMAYARKLADEASKKHGVGKVRTIAKVERAEAIEPEALKSIIAESDGIMVARGDLAIEVGNAAVPALQKRMIGWAREADKFTITATQMMESMINAPVPTRAEVSDVANAVLDGTDAVMLSAESAAGMYPVQTIKAMAEICVEAEKSDRVQLDTDFLDQTFTRIDQTIALGALFTAHHLNADAIAALTDSGSTAIWMSRHNIHVPIFALTSKIATQRALSTYRNVTPIGLDYTKDRDTALQEVEACLKGLGAVKQGDTVVLTSGEPMGEPGGTNTLKIIHVK; encoded by the coding sequence ATGCTTAGAGCAACCAAAATCATTGCCACTTTAGGACCGGCTTCTGAAAAACCAGAAGTCTTGCGCGAAATGATTCGTGCGGGTGTAGATGTAGTTCGTATGAACTTTTCTCATGGCACTGTTGCCGATCACAAAGCGCGCCATGATTTGGTACGTAGCATTTCTGCTGAGGTCGGTAAAGAAGTTGGCATCATGGCAGATTTACAAGGGCCAAAGATTCGCGTAGGCAAATTTGCTGATACCAAAATTTTGCTCAAAGAGGGTGATAAATTTACTTTGGATGTAGATTGCGAGCTAGGTAATCAAGATTGTGTTGGCTTAGATTACAAAGAGCTTCCAAATGATGTGAAGCAGGGCGATCGGTTGTTATTAAACGATGGTTTGGTGGTATTGCGTGTTCAAAGTGTTCAGGGCGGAAAAATATTAACGCTGGTTGAACAGGGTGGACCGCTTTCCAATAACAAGGGCATTAACCGTGCAGGTGGTGGATTGACCGCACCTGCGCTGACCGAGAAAGATATCGCTGATTTAGATGCGGCAATTGCGATGGGCGTCGATTTTTTAGCTATTAGCTTTCCTAAAGATGGCGCTGATATGGCTTACGCTCGTAAGCTTGCAGATGAGGCCAGTAAAAAACATGGCGTCGGAAAGGTCAGAACAATTGCTAAGGTAGAGCGTGCCGAGGCGATCGAACCAGAAGCTTTGAAAAGTATTATTGCTGAGAGTGACGGCATTATGGTGGCTCGCGGTGATCTTGCAATTGAAGTGGGTAATGCCGCAGTACCAGCATTGCAAAAGCGCATGATTGGTTGGGCGCGAGAGGCCGATAAGTTCACCATCACCGCAACACAAATGATGGAGTCGATGATTAATGCTCCAGTACCAACCCGCGCTGAGGTAAGTGACGTGGCGAATGCGGTACTTGATGGTACTGATGCAGTAATGCTCTCAGCGGAATCTGCGGCGGGTATGTACCCTGTACAAACAATTAAGGCAATGGCTGAAATTTGTGTAGAGGCTGAAAAGTCTGATCGCGTTCAATTGGATACAGACTTCTTGGATCAAACATTTACACGTATTGATCAGACAATTGCCCTGGGCGCTTTATTTACCGCTCATCATCTCAACGCTGATGCGATCGCTGCTTTAACAGACTCAGGATCAACTGCAATTTGGATGAGTCGTCATAATATTCATGTGCCAATTTTTGCATTGACTTCGAAGATTGCAACACAACGCGCTTTGAGCACCTACCGCAATGTCACTCCAATTGGATTGGATTACACCAAAGATAGAGATACCGCCTTGCAAGAGGTTGAGGCGTGTTTAAAGGGCTTGGGCGCTGTTAAGCAGGGCGATACCGTAGTGCTTACCTCAGGCGAGCCAATGGGGGAACCAGGTGGCACCAATACTCTGAAGATTATTCATGTGAAGTAA
- a CDS encoding phosphoglycerate kinase produces MPESLFKVKRLSELAQSGQLKGKRVLIRADLNVPQDDAGNITEDTRIRASMPAVQMCLDAGAAVMVTSHLGRPTEGQFKPEDSLAPVADRIATLLNRKVPLISDWVGGGFEVSPGEVVLLENCRLNVGEKKNNDELAKKIAALCDVYVNDAFGTAHRAEATTNGVAKFAPVACAGPLMAAELDALSRALASPKRPLVAIVAGSKVSSKLTILKALSEKVDELIVGGGIANTFMLAKGLAIGKSLAEPDLVNEAKEIMDLMEKRGAHVPIPEDVVVANELSPLARANRVPADQVAEDDMILDIGPKTAARLSIMLAHAGTIVWNGPLGVFEIDQFGGGTKMLAAAIAHSPAFSIAGGGDTLAAIAKYGIENQVDYISTGGGAFLEFLEGKTLPAFAVLAERAKD; encoded by the coding sequence ATGCCCGAATCCTTATTTAAAGTGAAGCGTTTAAGTGAATTAGCCCAATCGGGCCAATTAAAGGGTAAGCGAGTACTGATTCGCGCTGACCTAAACGTTCCTCAAGATGACGCTGGAAATATCACCGAGGACACCCGTATTCGTGCATCAATGCCTGCTGTGCAGATGTGTTTAGATGCGGGCGCGGCTGTAATGGTGACATCTCACTTAGGTCGTCCCACTGAAGGTCAATTTAAGCCTGAAGATAGTTTGGCTCCAGTTGCAGATCGGATTGCAACCTTACTCAATCGCAAAGTACCGTTGATTAGTGATTGGGTTGGGGGCGGATTTGAAGTTAGTCCAGGCGAAGTGGTGCTTTTAGAAAATTGTCGCTTAAATGTGGGTGAGAAAAAGAACAACGATGAGTTGGCAAAGAAAATTGCTGCGCTTTGTGATGTTTATGTAAACGATGCATTTGGCACGGCACATCGTGCCGAGGCAACTACCAATGGCGTGGCGAAGTTTGCGCCAGTTGCTTGCGCCGGTCCACTGATGGCCGCTGAATTAGATGCATTAAGCCGCGCACTCGCAAGCCCTAAGCGCCCACTTGTGGCAATTGTTGCTGGCTCAAAAGTGTCTTCTAAGTTAACTATCCTGAAGGCACTCTCTGAAAAAGTGGATGAGCTAATTGTTGGTGGTGGTATTGCCAACACATTCATGTTGGCCAAGGGGCTAGCTATTGGAAAGTCATTGGCAGAGCCTGATTTGGTAAATGAAGCTAAAGAGATCATGGATCTCATGGAAAAGCGTGGCGCCCATGTACCTATTCCAGAAGATGTGGTGGTTGCGAATGAACTCTCACCATTGGCGCGTGCAAACCGAGTGCCAGCCGATCAAGTTGCTGAAGACGATATGATTTTGGATATCGGGCCAAAGACTGCTGCACGACTTTCTATTATGTTGGCTCATGCAGGAACGATTGTTTGGAATGGCCCACTTGGTGTATTTGAGATTGATCAGTTTGGTGGTGGCACAAAAATGTTAGCTGCTGCTATCGCGCATTCTCCTGCCTTCTCGATTGCTGGAGGGGGAGATACCTTGGCGGCGATCGCTAAATACGGTATTGAAAATCAAGTAGATTACATCTCTACTGGTGGTGGCGCATTCTTGGAATTCTTGGAGGGCAAAACACTGCCCGCCTTTGCGGTGTTGGCCGAGAGAGCGAAAGATTAA
- a CDS encoding branched-chain amino acid transaminase: MSMSDRDGFIWSDGKLIPWREANVHVLTHSLHYGMGVFEGIRAYKTAQGTAIFRLPEHVKRLFNGTKIFQMSMPYSPEEISKGIIDVINSNKLEACYIRPIIFIGSQKLGISPKGNSIHTSIAAWEWGAYLGEDGINKGIRVKTSSFTRHFVNSSLVRAKASGYYINSILANQEVTANGYDEALLLDTEGYVSEGSGENLFMVRNGIVYTPDLASCLDGITRDSVIQIAKDLGYEVREKRLTRDEVYSADEAFFTGTAAEVTPIRELDDRTIGDGKRGPITEKIQKTYFDAVYGRNDKYKSWLTFVK, encoded by the coding sequence ATGTCGATGTCCGACCGCGATGGTTTTATTTGGTCCGATGGGAAGCTAATTCCTTGGCGTGAAGCGAATGTTCACGTACTAACCCATAGCCTGCACTATGGAATGGGCGTATTCGAGGGAATTCGCGCCTATAAAACAGCCCAAGGCACCGCCATTTTTCGCCTGCCAGAGCACGTAAAGCGCTTATTCAATGGCACCAAAATCTTCCAAATGAGCATGCCATATAGCCCTGAGGAGATCAGCAAGGGCATTATTGATGTCATTAATAGCAATAAGCTCGAAGCTTGCTACATCCGGCCGATTATTTTTATCGGTTCACAAAAGTTAGGCATCTCCCCCAAAGGCAACAGCATTCATACCTCAATCGCGGCATGGGAATGGGGTGCTTATTTGGGCGAGGATGGCATTAATAAAGGTATTCGCGTCAAAACATCTTCCTTTACACGCCACTTTGTAAATTCATCTTTGGTTCGCGCTAAAGCCTCTGGTTATTACATCAACTCCATTTTGGCTAATCAAGAAGTGACTGCCAATGGATATGACGAAGCTTTATTGCTTGATACTGAAGGTTACGTTTCAGAAGGTTCTGGCGAAAACCTCTTTATGGTTCGCAATGGCATTGTTTACACCCCAGACTTAGCTTCTTGCCTAGATGGCATCACCCGTGATTCCGTAATTCAGATTGCTAAAGATCTTGGCTATGAAGTACGTGAGAAACGCTTAACACGCGATGAAGTGTATTCAGCTGACGAAGCTTTCTTTACTGGTACCGCAGCCGAAGTAACCCCAATTCGCGAACTTGATGATCGCACAATTGGTGATGGCAAACGTGGTCCTATTACTGAAAAAATTCAGAAGACTTACTTTGACGCTGTTTACGGCAGAAATGATAAGTACAAATCTTGGCTCACCTTTGTTAAATAA
- a CDS encoding zinc-finger domain-containing protein: MTQSQAVMVDGKDLPLHCPTNKTPAWNSHPRVFLDITKTGEAKCPYCGAEYKLIPGTEPHGH; this comes from the coding sequence ATGACTCAATCTCAAGCTGTGATGGTTGACGGTAAAGATCTTCCTTTACATTGCCCAACAAACAAAACGCCTGCATGGAACTCTCATCCACGCGTCTTTTTGGATATCACAAAGACCGGGGAAGCGAAGTGCCCATACTGTGGGGCTGAGTACAAACTCATTCCTGGCACTGAGCCGCACGGACACTAA